Proteins from a single region of Limosilactobacillus fermentum:
- a CDS encoding DUF554 domain-containing protein, with product MIGIWANVAAIIVGTVIGWVFKKVLTDKYVATFWTALGLAALGVGAQTVVANLPKSHYPVLFIISLAIGLPVGTWLKLDDRANAWIDRAFHTALGEAVATASFLDCIGALAILGPVNAATTGNQTFLYTNAMLTLVCAIVFGAGFGLGMILEVPVLFIWFTAIYLVAKFLSASFFSPALITEMSIVGGLLIVAASFSLLKIREFKSIDMLPALLVPLLFFIGLAIF from the coding sequence ATGATTGGAATTTGGGCCAACGTCGCCGCAATAATCGTCGGGACCGTGATCGGCTGGGTCTTTAAAAAGGTGCTGACCGACAAGTACGTGGCCACCTTCTGGACCGCTTTAGGGCTGGCCGCCCTCGGGGTCGGGGCGCAAACCGTCGTCGCCAACCTGCCCAAGAGCCACTACCCGGTCCTGTTTATCATTTCGCTAGCGATCGGGCTGCCGGTCGGGACCTGGCTCAAGCTCGACGACCGGGCCAACGCTTGGATCGACCGGGCCTTCCACACCGCACTAGGGGAAGCGGTGGCGACCGCCAGTTTCCTGGATTGCATCGGCGCCCTGGCGATCCTCGGGCCGGTTAACGCCGCCACCACTGGCAACCAAACCTTCTTGTACACCAACGCCATGCTGACCCTGGTCTGCGCGATCGTCTTTGGGGCCGGCTTTGGGCTGGGGATGATCCTCGAAGTACCGGTGCTCTTCATCTGGTTTACCGCCATCTACTTGGTCGCCAAGTTTTTGTCGGCCTCCTTTTTCTCGCCGGCTTTGATCACCGAAATGTCGATCGTCGGCGGCCTCTTGATCGTGGCGGCCTCCTTTTCCTTGCTCAAGATCCGCGAGTTTAAGAGCATCGACATGCTGCCGGCCCTCTTAGTGCCGCTGCTCTTCTTCATTGGCCTGGCCATCTTTTAG
- the thiE gene encoding thiamine phosphate synthase, protein MLFKNEMLRCYLIGGSQDTHHDPDEFLTKVEAAMQAGITAFQYREKGTSTLSKAETLALGQQVRELATKYGVPLFVDDDLELAAAIKADGIHVGQKDQRIEEVLAAVGDQLMVGYSCNTAAQVAHANQLNVDYIGTGPVFPTISKDDAGSALGVDGLADFVEQSTHPVVAIGGISLDNAGTTLTSGCAGLSMISMVLGADDVAGTVKKILELY, encoded by the coding sequence ATGTTATTTAAAAATGAAATGCTGCGCTGCTACCTGATCGGCGGCAGCCAAGACACCCACCACGACCCGGATGAGTTTTTGACCAAGGTCGAAGCAGCGATGCAAGCCGGGATCACCGCCTTTCAGTACCGCGAAAAAGGGACCAGCACCCTTTCAAAGGCGGAAACCCTGGCGCTGGGTCAGCAAGTCCGGGAGCTGGCGACCAAGTACGGCGTACCGCTCTTTGTCGACGACGACCTAGAGCTGGCGGCCGCCATCAAGGCAGACGGCATCCACGTCGGCCAAAAGGACCAGCGGATCGAAGAGGTCTTAGCTGCGGTCGGTGACCAGCTAATGGTCGGCTACTCCTGCAACACGGCGGCCCAAGTCGCCCACGCCAACCAGCTGAACGTCGATTACATCGGCACCGGCCCGGTCTTCCCGACGATTTCTAAGGACGACGCCGGCAGCGCCCTGGGTGTGGACGGTCTCGCCGACTTCGTTGAACAATCCACCCACCCGGTCGTCGCGATCGGCGGCATTAGCCTGGACAACGCCGGCACCACTTTGACCAGTGGCTGCGCCGGGTTGTCGATGATCTCGATGGTACTGGGGGCAGATGACGTCGCCGGCACCGTGAAGAAGATTTTGGAACTGTATTAA
- the psiE gene encoding phosphate-starvation-inducible protein PsiE, whose amino-acid sequence MSSQEWFQKIAHLLELVALVAVGLLGLALIVQLGMELLAVVKLALAPVSDPGFYDFLNEVTSFFIIFEFIVMVIEALRNHGHISITMLMGLGLTALLRHLLAASNSNGIETMVEVVAIVLLTVGLAIYRRFVHDPDENFEKRI is encoded by the coding sequence GTGTCAAGTCAAGAATGGTTTCAAAAGATTGCCCACTTGCTCGAACTGGTAGCGTTAGTGGCCGTCGGGCTCCTGGGGTTGGCGTTGATCGTCCAACTGGGGATGGAATTGTTGGCGGTCGTCAAGTTGGCGCTCGCCCCGGTTTCCGACCCCGGCTTTTACGACTTCTTGAACGAAGTAACCTCCTTTTTCATCATCTTCGAGTTCATCGTGATGGTGATCGAAGCCCTGCGCAACCACGGCCACATCTCAATTACGATGCTGATGGGGCTGGGGTTAACCGCCCTCTTGCGGCACCTCTTGGCCGCTAGCAACTCCAACGGCATCGAAACGATGGTCGAAGTGGTGGCGATTGTCTTGCTGACGGTGGGACTGGCGATTTACCGCCGCTTTGTCCACGATCCAGACGAAAATTTTGAGAAGAGAATTTGA
- the msrA gene encoding peptide-methionine (S)-S-oxide reductase MsrA, translating to MASETAIFAGGCFWCMVQPFDTYPGIKKVESGYTGGHVVNPTYEQVKAGGTGHTEAVRITFDPSVVSYADLVEIYWQQTDPTDAFGQFQDRGDNYRPVIFVKDEEQRAIAQASKDALANSGRFTDPIVTTIEDAKPFYVAENYHQDFYKKDPERMKLEKAGGRKQFIEDNWKK from the coding sequence ATGGCGAGTGAAACAGCAATTTTTGCCGGCGGGTGTTTTTGGTGCATGGTCCAACCCTTCGACACCTACCCGGGAATTAAAAAGGTCGAATCGGGCTACACCGGCGGCCACGTGGTTAACCCCACTTACGAGCAGGTTAAGGCCGGGGGAACCGGGCACACCGAGGCGGTCCGGATCACCTTTGACCCCAGCGTGGTTTCTTATGCGGACCTGGTGGAAATCTACTGGCAACAAACCGACCCGACCGACGCCTTTGGCCAGTTCCAAGACCGCGGCGATAACTACCGGCCGGTGATCTTCGTCAAGGATGAAGAACAGCGCGCCATCGCCCAGGCCTCCAAGGATGCCCTAGCCAACAGCGGCCGCTTCACTGACCCGATCGTGACCACGATTGAAGACGCAAAGCCCTTCTACGTGGCCGAGAATTACCACCAGGACTTTTACAAGAAGGACCCGGAACGGATGAAGCTAGAGAAGGCTGGTGGGCGTAAGCAGTTTATTGAGGATAATTGGAAAAAGTGA
- the thiD gene encoding bifunctional hydroxymethylpyrimidine kinase/phosphomethylpyrimidine kinase yields the protein MTNEFPQALTIAGSDSGGGAGMQADLKTIQMRHVFATTVVVAVTAQNTLGVQDALALPTEIIDAQFASLADDFKIRAAKTGMLADVPTVQAVVRNLKQYDFGPLTVDPVMIAKGGAKLLADEAITTVKEELLPLATLVTPNLPEAEALTGLKAERPADMVKIGQALQKLGPKNVLVKGGHLGGDQAASDFVLMEDGTSFWMTSPRIDTVQTHGTGDTISACITAELAKGVGLEQAIRTAKGYVEATIRDTIQVGHGHGPLNHWAL from the coding sequence ATGACTAACGAATTTCCCCAGGCCCTGACGATCGCCGGCTCCGATTCCGGGGGTGGCGCCGGCATGCAAGCCGACCTAAAGACGATTCAGATGCGCCACGTCTTCGCGACGACGGTGGTGGTGGCGGTGACCGCCCAAAATACCCTCGGTGTCCAGGACGCCCTCGCTTTGCCGACTGAAATAATCGACGCCCAGTTCGCCTCTTTGGCTGACGACTTCAAGATTCGGGCGGCTAAAACGGGCATGCTGGCCGACGTACCCACCGTTCAGGCGGTCGTGCGCAACTTAAAGCAGTACGACTTTGGCCCCCTGACCGTCGACCCGGTCATGATAGCTAAGGGCGGCGCCAAGCTATTGGCCGACGAGGCGATTACCACCGTCAAAGAGGAACTCTTGCCGCTGGCGACCTTGGTCACCCCCAACCTGCCAGAAGCCGAGGCCCTAACCGGGTTAAAGGCGGAGCGCCCCGCTGATATGGTTAAAATCGGCCAGGCCCTGCAAAAGCTGGGTCCCAAAAACGTCCTGGTCAAGGGTGGCCACCTTGGCGGCGACCAAGCGGCCAGCGACTTCGTCTTGATGGAGGACGGCACCAGCTTTTGGATGACCTCACCACGGATCGACACCGTTCAAACTCACGGGACCGGCGACACGATTTCGGCCTGCATCACGGCCGAACTAGCCAAGGGCGTCGGGTTAGAACAGGCGATCCGGACCGCTAAAGGTTACGTAGAAGCGACGATTCGCGACACGATCCAGGTTGGCCACGGCCACGGCCCACTGAATCACTGGGCATTATAG
- a CDS encoding MetQ/NlpA family ABC transporter substrate-binding protein translates to MQKRYRKWLWLVLALLVVLGGIGGLVHQRLASTSHKTVKVGLVGTDSLPVWKNVASRLKKDGITLKFVIFNDYVQPDVALKDGKIDLHSCLTRYYFESYNKKENAHLVSIGNTVISPLGLYSKNYKSIKDLPDGATIAIPNEPTTLGRGLNLLQSAGLIKVKKDSGIKPSLNDITSNPHNFKFKEVDPATAARALDSVDASIINGNYAEAANLTPKKDAIYLEPVNKSTKPYVNIIATQEKNKDNATYKKIVAAYQTEATKKVIDKTYKGSQIAAWPQFGKN, encoded by the coding sequence ATGCAAAAACGTTATCGCAAATGGTTGTGGCTAGTCTTAGCCCTGTTAGTCGTGCTCGGGGGGATTGGCGGCTTAGTGCACCAGCGCCTGGCCAGCACTAGTCACAAGACGGTCAAGGTTGGCCTGGTGGGGACCGACTCACTGCCGGTTTGGAAGAACGTGGCCAGCCGGTTGAAAAAAGACGGAATCACCCTTAAGTTTGTGATCTTTAACGACTACGTCCAACCAGACGTCGCCCTAAAGGATGGCAAGATCGATCTGCACTCCTGCCTGACCCGCTACTACTTTGAGTCCTACAACAAGAAGGAAAACGCTCACCTGGTATCGATTGGGAACACCGTGATCTCACCGCTGGGCCTGTACTCCAAGAATTACAAGTCGATTAAGGACTTACCAGACGGGGCGACGATTGCGATTCCAAACGAGCCAACCACCCTCGGGCGCGGGCTCAACCTCTTGCAATCGGCGGGCTTAATCAAGGTCAAAAAAGACAGCGGCATCAAGCCGTCGTTAAACGACATCACTTCCAACCCGCATAACTTTAAGTTTAAAGAGGTCGACCCAGCCACGGCGGCCCGGGCTTTGGATTCGGTCGACGCTTCGATCATCAACGGGAACTACGCCGAAGCGGCTAACCTAACCCCGAAGAAGGATGCGATTTACCTGGAACCGGTCAACAAGTCAACCAAGCCGTACGTTAACATCATCGCGACCCAGGAAAAGAACAAGGATAACGCCACCTACAAGAAGATCGTGGCGGCCTACCAAACCGAGGCCACTAAGAAGGTCATCGATAAGACTTACAAGGGTTCGCAAATCGCGGCCTGGCCACAATTCGGTAAGAACTAA
- the thiD gene encoding bifunctional hydroxymethylpyrimidine kinase/phosphomethylpyrimidine kinase: MTQYVQALTIAGHDSDGSAGMPADLHAFFIDGVYGQGLLTAAVSGNSYGITQQQIMPTSFIKEQFKVLADDFAIKAAKTGMLANDDVINAVADSYDEAKFGPLVVDPVIITKHGVMLLEQSAYELFRERIIPLATVITPNFYEAQKLTELELKDDDQVQEAAAKLHALGAKNVVIKGQHIEGQTTPVRDFVSLADGKTFWLEEEYVPTDRVNGTGDTFSAIIAAELAKGHSVEAGVRLAKKVVHEAIANEIEVGHQFGPINHWAGQEAAN; encoded by the coding sequence ATGACACAATACGTTCAAGCTTTAACCATCGCCGGGCACGATTCCGACGGCAGTGCCGGGATGCCGGCCGACCTGCACGCATTCTTTATCGACGGGGTTTACGGCCAAGGGCTGCTGACCGCCGCCGTGTCGGGGAATTCCTACGGGATCACCCAGCAACAAATCATGCCGACCAGCTTCATTAAGGAACAGTTTAAGGTCCTCGCCGACGACTTTGCCATCAAGGCGGCCAAGACCGGGATGTTAGCCAACGATGACGTGATCAACGCCGTCGCCGATTCTTATGACGAAGCTAAGTTCGGCCCGCTGGTGGTCGACCCGGTCATCATTACCAAGCACGGGGTGATGCTCCTGGAACAATCGGCCTACGAGCTCTTCCGCGAGCGGATTATCCCGCTGGCCACCGTCATCACGCCCAACTTCTACGAGGCCCAAAAGCTGACCGAGTTGGAATTAAAGGATGACGATCAGGTCCAAGAAGCGGCCGCCAAGCTCCACGCCCTGGGCGCCAAGAACGTCGTCATTAAGGGCCAACACATCGAGGGGCAAACGACCCCGGTCCGTGACTTCGTGTCACTAGCGGACGGCAAGACCTTCTGGCTGGAAGAAGAGTACGTACCCACCGACCGGGTCAACGGGACCGGCGACACCTTCTCGGCGATTATCGCCGCCGAACTGGCCAAGGGACACTCGGTTGAAGCCGGGGTGCGCCTGGCCAAGAAGGTCGTCCACGAGGCGATCGCCAACGAAATTGAGGTCGGCCACCAGTTTGGCCCGATCAACCACTGGGCCGGTCAAGAAGCGGCCAACTAA
- a CDS encoding type II CAAX prenyl endopeptidase Rce1 family protein, whose product MTTGGLFLGLLHLSNLTFQSVDATMQQVFYALILGLALSFIRILTNGLWVGILLHSLIDFQPTIATGGSAATNWGSLLLIFLPLFVISLLWLWFADRLLLKKKGETPFS is encoded by the coding sequence ATGACGACTGGTGGGCTGTTTTTGGGGCTCTTACACCTATCGAACTTAACCTTCCAAAGCGTCGACGCCACCATGCAACAAGTCTTTTACGCCCTTATCTTAGGGCTCGCCTTATCCTTCATTCGCATTCTGACCAACGGGTTATGGGTCGGGATCTTGCTTCACTCCTTGATCGACTTTCAGCCGACGATTGCGACCGGGGGCTCCGCGGCCACTAACTGGGGGTCCTTGCTACTGATCTTCTTGCCGCTGTTTGTGATCAGTTTGCTCTGGCTGTGGTTTGCTGATCGGTTATTGCTCAAAAAGAAGGGTGAGACACCGTTTTCATAA
- a CDS encoding membrane protein, whose protein sequence is MTGARRVSRGLAWILVACLVGGLVSNFTFSQNWVTSLILVPLTLLGWWGLPKLAPVIDRVTNRQVTLLVGVGMAVMVLLQMAVLKWLPVTVYHDPLRVLDQATRMAVGHTSWKITYFWRYPQNVPIAYLLSRWLKLTMEMGMGVNRGVHLLSMLMLDGMVLLGIDTAWRVSKKKHLVLGILAFGVLTPFAYTYYLQVFYTDLPVMFVLLYLLRTLVLWRRRNWWQKSLSGALLVLLAMLGQLTKANMIVIIPAMLLTALILWGRHRFKQSQLLVPMLLITLGVALSFPLSSTLDKAVHFTRQTDYEFPLTQWVAMGLNEKSNGVYNTKDAVANVKLKTKAARNAHNLQVIKQRLAKQNVGLIKLWLAKLMVLTNAGNIFHWYNGGMQEAPRSYLKAAPVFTGLVAISYQLATCLLFGFVIKRLLATKMTLASANGQVALLVILTALGYLAFHVLLWEVEERYGEVLVPLSWLLVTLLPAADDQPITPKQVGSVFALGTVAVLVGAMTNLGVNSSGQTVTVAAQRSQLSTQYGAKPVDLAPGKQISQVVKINGAASDVSVQIHAKSHVTVTLVELKTGDEYVFKRHADEYDYQGNVPAGTYQFVIKNQTAVGQDVDIAHVPYYRMAPYPMDDQGTVHWDTSLIYWFRDVRSAN, encoded by the coding sequence GTGACCGGGGCCCGGCGAGTGAGCCGCGGGCTGGCCTGGATCCTGGTTGCCTGCCTGGTGGGGGGCCTGGTGTCTAACTTTACCTTCTCGCAAAACTGGGTCACCTCCCTAATCTTGGTGCCGCTAACCCTACTGGGCTGGTGGGGCCTGCCTAAGCTAGCCCCCGTAATTGACCGGGTGACCAACCGCCAAGTCACCCTGCTCGTTGGGGTCGGCATGGCGGTAATGGTGCTCTTGCAGATGGCGGTCTTAAAGTGGTTGCCAGTGACGGTTTACCACGACCCGCTCCGGGTCCTCGACCAGGCGACCCGGATGGCGGTCGGCCACACCAGCTGGAAGATTACCTACTTCTGGCGCTACCCGCAAAATGTGCCGATCGCCTACCTCCTGTCGCGCTGGCTCAAGCTGACGATGGAAATGGGGATGGGCGTCAACCGCGGCGTCCACCTCTTGTCGATGCTGATGCTGGACGGGATGGTCCTGCTCGGCATCGACACCGCCTGGCGGGTCAGCAAGAAAAAGCACCTCGTCTTGGGCATCTTAGCCTTCGGGGTCCTGACCCCCTTTGCCTACACCTACTACCTGCAGGTCTTTTACACCGACCTGCCGGTGATGTTCGTCCTCTTGTATTTGTTGCGGACGCTGGTCTTGTGGCGGCGCCGTAATTGGTGGCAAAAGAGCCTTAGTGGGGCCCTCTTGGTGCTCCTGGCCATGCTGGGTCAGTTAACCAAGGCCAACATGATCGTGATTATCCCGGCGATGCTGTTGACAGCCCTGATTTTATGGGGGCGCCACCGCTTTAAACAAAGCCAACTACTAGTGCCAATGCTCTTAATTACGCTCGGCGTCGCCCTGTCCTTTCCGCTCTCCAGCACCCTGGACAAGGCGGTCCACTTCACCCGCCAGACCGACTACGAGTTCCCGCTGACCCAGTGGGTGGCGATGGGGCTTAACGAGAAGAGCAACGGGGTCTACAACACCAAGGACGCCGTGGCCAACGTTAAGCTCAAGACCAAGGCGGCCCGCAACGCCCACAACCTCCAGGTGATTAAACAGCGTCTGGCCAAGCAAAACGTCGGTTTAATCAAGCTCTGGCTAGCCAAGCTGATGGTGCTAACCAACGCCGGCAACATCTTCCACTGGTATAACGGCGGGATGCAAGAGGCACCGCGGAGCTACCTCAAGGCCGCCCCGGTCTTCACCGGGCTCGTGGCAATTTCCTACCAACTGGCGACCTGCCTGTTGTTTGGCTTCGTGATTAAGCGGCTCTTGGCGACCAAGATGACCCTGGCCTCGGCCAACGGACAAGTTGCCCTGCTGGTGATCCTAACGGCGCTGGGCTATTTGGCCTTCCACGTCTTGCTGTGGGAAGTCGAAGAGCGCTACGGCGAGGTGCTGGTGCCGCTGAGCTGGCTGTTGGTGACCCTCCTGCCGGCCGCTGACGACCAACCGATCACGCCTAAGCAAGTCGGGTCCGTCTTTGCCCTCGGTACGGTGGCGGTCCTGGTCGGGGCGATGACCAACCTCGGCGTTAACTCCAGCGGCCAAACCGTTACGGTGGCCGCCCAACGCTCCCAGCTATCGACCCAGTACGGGGCCAAGCCGGTTGACCTGGCGCCGGGCAAGCAAATCAGCCAGGTCGTCAAGATCAACGGGGCAGCCAGTGACGTCTCCGTGCAGATCCACGCCAAGTCACACGTTACGGTGACCCTGGTAGAACTAAAAACTGGTGACGAATACGTCTTCAAGCGCCACGCCGACGAGTACGATTACCAAGGGAACGTGCCAGCCGGTACCTACCAGTTCGTGATCAAGAACCAAACCGCCGTGGGCCAAGACGTTGACATCGCCCACGTCCCGTACTACCGGATGGCGCCGTACCCGATGGACGACCAGGGAACGGTCCACTGGGACACGTCATTGATCTACTGGTTCCGTGACGTTCGCTCCGCCAATTAA
- the thiM gene encoding hydroxyethylthiazole kinase yields MQNAIATIKGTNPIVLTVANNVTPADVANGLNALGASPMMSQTPEEADDMVNIAQAAAINLGTLNPHQRGEMEAVMEAAKKYHKPTVLDPVACGATMYRLRVVTELLHQYHFTVIRGNAGEIATLAGVEWQSHGIDAGEGNADLEKVARLAAKKLGSVIVLSGEVDIVTDGTRLARLPYGSPAFKTHVGTGDMLSSLIGAFLATNDDAFDAAVDAVTTFTLCGQAVEDQRPGNWYPGLLNNLDAVTDQQLASWQ; encoded by the coding sequence ATGCAAAACGCAATCGCAACCATCAAGGGAACCAACCCGATCGTCTTGACCGTCGCCAATAACGTTACCCCCGCCGACGTCGCCAACGGTCTCAACGCCCTGGGCGCCTCGCCGATGATGTCGCAAACGCCGGAGGAAGCCGACGACATGGTCAACATCGCCCAAGCCGCCGCCATCAACCTGGGAACGCTCAACCCCCACCAGCGCGGCGAAATGGAGGCGGTAATGGAAGCGGCCAAGAAGTACCACAAGCCGACCGTCTTGGACCCGGTCGCTTGCGGCGCCACCATGTACCGGCTCCGGGTGGTCACCGAACTGCTCCACCAGTACCACTTCACCGTCATCCGCGGCAACGCCGGTGAAATCGCCACCTTAGCCGGGGTCGAATGGCAAAGCCACGGGATTGACGCCGGCGAGGGCAACGCCGACCTCGAGAAGGTGGCCCGGCTGGCGGCCAAAAAGCTCGGCTCGGTGATCGTCTTATCCGGCGAAGTCGACATCGTCACTGACGGCACCCGCCTGGCCCGCTTGCCGTACGGTTCCCCGGCCTTTAAGACCCACGTTGGGACCGGCGACATGCTTTCGAGTTTGATCGGCGCCTTCTTGGCCACTAACGACGACGCCTTTGACGCGGCCGTTGACGCCGTGACCACCTTCACCCTCTGCGGCCAAGCCGTCGAAGACCAGCGACCGGGCAACTGGTACCCGGGACTGTTAAACAACCTCGACGCCGTCACCGATCAGCAGCTCGCCTCTTGGCAATAA
- the msrA gene encoding peptide-methionine (S)-S-oxide reductase MsrA, translating to MTAELKTATFAGGCFWCMVQPFDTYPGIERVVSGYTGGHVANPTYEQVCAGGTGHTEAVQITYDPSKVSYADLVEIYWQQTDPTDAFGQFQDRGDNYRPVIYYQTEEEKGIAEASKQKLQDSGRFDQPIVTTIEPAQPFYPAEEYHQDFYKKDPFRMMIEEAGGRQKFIDQHWKGVSGK from the coding sequence ATGACGGCAGAACTTAAGACGGCGACCTTTGCCGGCGGGTGTTTTTGGTGCATGGTCCAACCCTTTGACACCTACCCGGGAATCGAAAGGGTCGTGTCCGGCTACACCGGCGGCCACGTGGCTAACCCGACCTACGAGCAGGTCTGCGCCGGGGGAACTGGGCACACCGAGGCGGTCCAAATTACCTACGACCCCAGTAAGGTTTCCTACGCCGATTTGGTAGAGATTTATTGGCAACAGACCGACCCGACCGACGCCTTTGGCCAGTTCCAGGACCGCGGCGACAACTACCGGCCGGTGATTTATTACCAAACCGAAGAAGAAAAGGGGATCGCCGAAGCTTCGAAGCAAAAACTCCAGGACAGCGGGCGCTTTGACCAACCGATCGTCACCACGATTGAACCGGCCCAACCATTCTATCCGGCCGAAGAATACCACCAGGACTTCTATAAAAAGGATCCCTTCCGGATGATGATCGAAGAAGCCGGCGGCCGCCAGAAGTTTATCGATCAGCACTGGAAAGGAGTGAGTGGCAAATAA